The Arvicola amphibius chromosome 5, mArvAmp1.2, whole genome shotgun sequence genome contains the following window.
tgagattttttgcatcgatgttcatgagtgagattggtctgtaattctctttcttggttgagtctttgtgtggttttggtatcagggtaactgtaacttcataaaaagaatttggcaatgactcttctgtttctattatgtggaacacattaaggattataggtattatctcttcttggaagttctggtagaattctgcactacaGCCAGCTgatcttgggcttttttttggttgggaggtttttgatgacagcttctatttcctcacaacttataggtctatttaaattgttcacctggtcttaattttggtatatggtatttatcttaaaaatgtccatttcttttacattttccaattttgtggagtacaagcttttgtagtaagacctaatgattctctgaatttcctcagtgtctgttgttatgccccctttcatttctgatattgttaatttgagtgttctctctctgccttttgattagtttggataggggtttgtcaatcttgttgattttctcaaagaaccagctctttgttttattgattctttggatggtttctgtgtttctattttgttgatttcagatctcagtttgattatttccagtcttctactcctcctgggtgagtctgcttcttttttttctagagctttcaggtgtgctgttaagtctctgatgtgagttttctccattttctaagtgcccacataactttcctcttagcactgttttcatggtgtcccatgggtttaggtatgttgtgtcttcattttctttgaattcaaggaagactttaatttctttctttatttcttctttgacccaggggtggttcagtagttgactgttgagtttccatgagtttgtagcctTTCTGGGGAGtgttattgttgttaaattctaactttactgtGTGGTGATatgacaagacacaggtggttactccaactttttgtatctgtggatgttttgttactgagtatctGATGAAtattagagaaggttccatgaggtgctgagaagaaggtatattctttcctgtttgggtggaatgttctatatatgtctgttaagtctattcattacatctgttagttctcttatttctctattaagtttctgtctggttgaggttgacctgtccattggtgagagaggagtgttgaaatgtcctactattagtatgtggggtttgatgtgtaatttaagctttaacaatttttttattacatgtgGATGTTCTTGTATCAGGGGCAttgatgttcaggattgagacttcaccTTGatgtttctgttatgagtataaagtgtccttctccatctcttctgattgattttaatttgaaaccaattttgttagatattaggatagccacacccacttgtttcttaggtccatttgattggaaaaccttttccccaccctttactctgaggtagtatctgtctttgaggttgaggtgtgtttcttgtaaacagcagaatgctggatcctgttttcgtatccattctcttaacctgtgcctttttttttttttttttttttttttttggtttttcgagacagggtttctgtggctttggagcctgtcctggaactagctcttgtagaccaggctggtctcgaactcacagagatccgcctgcctctgcctcccgagtgctgggattaaaggcgtgcgccaccatcgcccggcacctgtgcctttttataggtgaattgagtccattgatattaagcaatattaatgaccagtggctGTTAACTCTGATTATTTTTTGgtgttagtgtttgtgtgtttcccttctttgagttgtgttggtggaggctTATCAGATATCTGTactattgtgggtgttgttatcttccttgggttgaggttttccttctagtactttctttaaggctgggtttgtgaatatgtattgtttaaatctgtttttgttgtggaatatcatgttttctacattgatggtgaaagaaagctttgctaggtatagtagtctgggcttgcatccatggtctcttagtgtctgcaacacatctatccaagatcttctggctttcatggtttccattgagaagtcaggtgtaattctgataggtttacctttatatgttacttgacattttttgcagttcttaatattctttctttattctgtatgttttgtgttttgattattatatggcaagggttttttttttatccagtctatttggtgttctgtaagcttcttgtatcttcataggaatatccttctacATAACGTGGATATTTtatcattataaatctttataagcCTATACACTagtaaccacatgacagagtctctACTAGGGTGTTTGTgatttcttctgccaacagaattaattcaAACCTCTTCACTTTAGCCTAAGCAAACTCTTTGGACAAGgacaaaagcagccacattcttcactaaAATATCACAATAATACTCTCTAGGCTGTGTATTAAAATaattctcctctgaaacttcttgGGTCAGTCCCCCACATTTCGAaccactcagcaccactgtcttccatgtctCATTAATAGTGCCAAAAGCACCCCACTGCTTTCTTAACCCAAACCCCCAATGtctaaattcctccaaacaaaagcatgttcAGGCCTATACAgaaataccccagtccctggtgccaacttctgtcttaaggtttctgttgctgtgaagggacaccaacCATGACCACAGTAATGACACTGTGAgtacttgagcataggagacctcaaagcccaccctcacagtgacacacttacaAGGCAATACCTACTtgaacaaagccatacctcctaatagtaccactcccaaTAAGCTTATAGGGGCAAATAGATTTAAAATACCACaattgtttccatttcttggcCACAGTGATTAGGGCAACTAAAAGTTGCCAAGCAGGTCAAATCCTTGGGTATATGTCCTGGAATAGCTGTGTCATATGCTAGATTTACGTCTAGTGCTTTGAGAATTCTCAACGCTGAGTTCTAGACTGGCTTCACAATTGCCTTTCTGCCAAGAGTGAATGAGGAGCTCGTTTTTTGCCACAACCTCACCAGCATTCGTTGTCAGTTGTGAagctgatcttggccattctgactgggatgagATAATTTGTAATTCACTGATTGCTAAGGACGAGAAATACTTTTTAAGGTATTTcttagacattttatttcttctattgagaaCCTTCTGTTTATATCTCCAGCCCATTTTTGTGAGttcaacagattttatttttattggttaacttGCTCTGCTTCAAATATGTAGcctgttttcattgttattacatgcaaatatgtatacacacatataatgctAAGTGCAACCTGCTAGTTATGTATAATGTTACtcgtatgtatgttttcaggactgaccatttgctATTGAATAACCAATGGGGTGCTGTCCCGTGgtgaagactgtttctcccactctcagcatcctttagttgcctgtagttcttggAGTACGGTTGAGGCTCCCTGAGCTTTGAACCATCCACTTTGACACgtttattcttgtctttgttcaGCTTGTGTTTAGGCAGTCATGGTGATGAGACTTtggggtgtagcttctgacattattaCTAGAAGACACAGTCTGACAGCAATGTCCCTGAACCTTGGAACATGTCTTCTCTGAAGTTTCCTAGGTTGTCAGTTTGAGGCCCCACTAAGAAGAGGATCAGGCAGGGTTAACAGTGCTTGCAGTGACTGACAGTCCTAGTGTCTTCTACTGAATGAGGGGGTCTCTAGCTGTGATTCACCAGACCGACACAGAAAGCCACATCCTTTACTTGTGAAACTGTTAATTCCAGGAGTCCCACCAACCCTATGCCCCAGAAGCAAGAGACTTCAGGAGAAAATGATGCAGAATAacatcttttttattgaaaagattaaatttgaatattttcaggGTTAGGAATCTTAAGGAAAAACAAGTGTGAGAAGGAAGTGAAATCCAGGGCTTGTTTCTGGGACCCTGCGGGCATCTGAATCCTGAAGATAATGCAGACATCTCTCAGTTCAGGGACACCTAGGGAAGGAGAGGACAATATGTGAAGTAGGACAGGGGAGGGGACCGGGACATTTGTTGTAGGTCTCAGGTCTCTGTGGTTGCCTCGACTGCAGGGTACtgctatttttcatttctagtgtGTCACATGCagggacatttttctttctttctcccccccccccctggaaGAGGAAGCTAATTCTTGGAGCAACGGCCTCTGAAAAAGATAATTACTTCTTACAGCTATGTGTGGACATGAGGAGATTGCATCAACTGTACTATTTTGTACCACAATAAGCATGGAATTAACTTTTACAAGCACAGCACAAGAAGGGACAAGAGTCTATTAAAAGCTCATACATATGCTTGTACAGGGGGTATACGCTCAGTTTTACCACTTGCTGGATTGGGCAGCAGAAAACCATTGACGTTATACACTAAGGGTATGAATTCCGGACGCAGTCGCAGCTCAGTACCGATCTCTGCTCTGCCAGGTGCTTTCCTCACCTTTGCAAAGGTCACACTCCACAGCTCCGCAGGTGTGCACTGTAGGGATCAGTCAGATCCACAATGGCCCAGGGACTAGCCATGCATAACTTTGAAATGCTTAGGCAGGCATCTCCAGCACCTGGTAATATCCTTACCTTTATATTGGTCCAGATCTTCAGCTGGTCAGTCAACACATTATTTATCAGCAATCCGAGTTTTCATTCTGCTTTTAAAAGAGctcattccttcttctccttgAGATCCTCTAGTCTTGTAATCAAGATGGCCTTCCTCACTGAAGTCAGTTTTGGGACTTTTTGATTTAAAGGAACTCCATGAGCTCTTACTTCGGCTGTATTCCTCATGGGAAGAACTTGATCCCTCACTGCCCCCCAGTACCTTTACGTGAAGGTTTTCACTAGAACGGTCTTCAAACGCTTGTGAGAATTTTCCTGTGGAGAGAAAAGAATGTCTCTCTCCCTATGTCCATCCTTCTGTATATTCTGGATTAGTTGTGCATCGGGACACTGTCGAGGGCCCGTGCGTCTGCTCTGGTGATGGACCTGTGTTCAGATCTACCTTGCTGCTGTTTTGCTGTCTATGAAGCCATTGACCTTTTAGTCTAGTTAGAAGTTGGAATGATCTACTTGTCAAATCCCCTCACAGGTGACAATGAGGATGTTTGTGTTACCTGGTGTCCCACATTCCCCTGCAACCCTCATTACTGATGATCAGCTTGTCACTGATAGTCACATAAAACGTGTggctaagacaaaaaaaaagaaagaaaaaaagaaaaagaaaaagaaaaagaaaaagaaaaaaaaggaacaagactCAGTTTCCTTCAGGGATAGAAGCCCGGGGAGCACAGCATTCTGCAGAATGCAAGTGGACCCTTTCAAAAACATTGCCCAAGAACAAACTTGCCACTCACCACGGGGTCCCCTCGCGGCTGCTTCTGTTACCAGAACCAGGAGCAATGTAAGGAGGAAGAAGCTGGTGGGATTCATCTTGCCAGGAAGGGCCTTGGTTGAGAGCTGAGCTGagcttctttatatatttcccaACTGGTTTTGCCTGCAGATAGGAAAGGCAGTGACCTTTCTTATCTGTAAATGTCAGCTTCATTCTCTCTGCTCAGTGGGAGTCTTGGTACTGCTCCCTTGAACTCTGCAAGAACACATGAGAGCTCACCCAGCAAACTTCCCTTGTCCTTtgagaacaccacacacacagtgattTCTGTACTTCCAGAAACTTCCCCTTCttcagagaggggaagagaatcCAGGCTGCAAAAATATTCAAGACTTGATCATGCCTTCGTTCGCCAGCATGGAACCTCTTCTAAGACACCAGCACTGAAATCAATCACAGACACAGCTCTGCCTTGTGTTTTCAGAAATGCCTTCATCCacagaatttttatttgaaaaggagTGAATGCAGAGGTTGAAGGACACAGAGGGAAATGGTGCTAAAAAgaacccaaagaaaggaaatttgAACAGTCCATAGAGGATCTCATTGACAGAGCCATTACCAAGCAACAGTAAGGCCCTCAGTTTAGGCCTGAACACTTCATAATGAactcataaaaaataattaggtaaaaagaaaaaaaaaagagatacatcAGCATTGAAAGCTGACATGTGTCCAATGCTCTTCAACACTTTATATTGGCTCAGTCTCCAAACTTGTCTTTCTGTATgttcagcgtgtgtgtgtgtgtgtgtgtgtgtgtgtgtgtgcgcgcatgagTGCGTGTgcctgcgtgtgcacacacatgcgtgcgaattgggggaaggaaagggtttatttcattttataccttATAATCAGTAATGAATGATATGAGGATAGGACCTCtagtaggaacctggaggcaggaactgaataaGAGGCCGGGGAGGAACACTGATTATTGGCTTGCTCTCATACCTGCTCatccttcttttttgttgtttagtttttttttatatgtaacaTTAGACTTATTTCAATATTCCTATGGGTAAGCAAGATATAGGTGGCAAGCTAAATCCCTAACAATggcataaaaagtaaaatattttcatatttctcttgGGGTTTTGGTCTCTATAGACtactttttaatctattttgtctcttataaattattttttacttgtttttgagattctgatataattacatcatttgctACTTCCACTTACTCCAAGCCCTCTCATAtgccctccttgctctctttcaaattcaaggcctgttcatttattgttgttacatacatgtatCTTGCAAAATATTCTAGTATAACCTGCACAGTCTGTGTAATGGGACTTGTGTATATctgttttcagggctgagtatttgggattggataaccaACTTGTGTACTCTTTCCGGCGGAGAACTTTCTCCTGATCTCAGTGGTCCGTAGTCCCCTGCAGCTCTGTCTAGGGTTATGGCTTCATTTCTGTCATCCACTTTGGCGTGTCTGTTATTGTTGTCCTTGCTCAGCTTATGTTTAGATAATCACATTGGTGAGACTGTATGGGTGTGGTTTCggacatttctaggagatacaGCATCACAGCAAACACTATATATTTGTGTCTTACAATCTTTGCACCCCTTCTTCCAGGATGACCTCTGGAACTTAGATGCAAAAGTTATATTGTAGATGCCAGTTGGGACTAGACTCCACAATTGTGCATTTTGAGtggttgtgtttttctgtctgtccttgATGTGGGGTAGggactatacttatctgtggatataaggacaACTATTTAGGATGTAGTTAGGGACTGTGCTGACTTAGTAAAGTTGTggtgggagattttttttctaagatccatgacttcactagcctgGGTAGTTGGTAAGATTTCTAGCACTGGGCATGATTCCCTCTGGCTGAGTGGGTCTtgagtccaattagagagctgttggtgaTCACCAAGTCATGGAAGCCACTATTGCATCCTTAGGGCTATCTTGTCTTCTCATCATTGTTGTGGTTAATAGGCATCACAGTCTTAGGTAGGACTATTTGTTGactcactcctttttttttttttttttttggtttttcgagacagggtttctctgtggctttggagcctgtcctggaactagctcttgtagaccaggctggcctcgaactcacagagatccgcctgcctctgcctcccgagtgctgggattaaaggcgtgcgccaccaccgcccggctgactcactcctttggaagcttgcatgacaCCTTTGATATCATGAAAACTAGATCTCAGGGAGGAGGGGTTCATGTCAGCTTCAGTTCAGGGGtctctgggccctgtgtctgaagtgcatggtgtggCTTACCTTTCACCTTTCTGGAGAAAACCAAAGACAATAGCAATAGACTAGAGGTTTTGGAAGTCTCTTGGAGAAGCctaaccaacaactcaaaagagagcTTCTCATACCTGGTCTTGGAGTTTTTGTTAGATGGTCTATGGTTTTTGGAAGGTGAACTGTCAGCCCAAGTGGAAAAACttaatttaaactatatatgtgtatatactgacttatttgtatttttaggtAGATCATTAATACTATGAGTCCTTATGATTTTTCCAGCATCCTTACTGTTATttttgccttcctcctcctccttctacgtCTGTATCTTCCCCTTCCTTGTATTCTCCATCACCCCCTTCAGATTACTTGTACCCCAATATTTTCATTATCACAATTCACACCTCTACCTTCACAATGGCCCCCTctgctttcctggtttctgcagagTACATCGTTAAAGGGGAGACTTTCCCATGGGCATGTTTGCACAGCTGCACTCAAAATGATCTCCAAGGGATGCTCTCGGCCATCATAAACTGAGTGCAATCTTTAAGCTGGGATCAGAGTGACTATTCCCACCTGTGTGGAAGTCTACACTTCCAAGTGAGTTCTGGAGCCTGTGCTATGGGCACagcaagggagaagaaaagggtaTCCCTGCAGTGAGCCTGGGTGTGGTCCCAGCAGAGCCAGGGTTGTTCTGAAGGTAAGACAGgtagagtttatttttatttatctcctCTTAAATTCTAATCTGCCATAGGGAGCACGGTGTGCAAGGCGAGGGGAAAAGAAGAGCATGTTTTTAGGAAAACCATGGCCTGGATGTGGCCCTGCTACATTCGTTCTCACTTTGTTCTCGGTGTAGTGATTCCACCCCTAGCAGAGCTCTTAGACCACTGTGGAATCACCCTGACATGACGCTGCTTCCTGTGCCTGCTGGCCCCTACTCCTCCCACTTCTTTCCTTTTGGGAAACCTCCAGGGAGTGCTTCATGCAGATACTGATTGTGAAAGCAAGGACCTGCTAGCTTGGGTTGTATTTTTAGATTAAAGAATTAATCTGTTATCTAATCTAATGTGCAAAAGGTTCAGATAAAATCTATGGaacatatctgaaaaaaaagGTCCAGAAATCACAGAGCACAGTATTATGCTGCTATTGATAAAGAAGTCATTAAAAGAAGCATTCATCAGAATGAAAACAAGAATCAGCAACCCAGGGGGCAGAAACAAGCAAGCATACGTTAATCAGATATATTGGTTCCAGTTAGTTTAATAAGTAAAACTTGCTGAACAATCATTTTGAAAGTAAGTAACGAAAGGCACCAGTCATCAATCAGAAAAATTGCCAGAGCTTTTCGCACTGGCCAATCTGGATCTGGTgcggtattttctcaattgaggtttccttttcCCAAATGGCTCTGCCTTGTATCaagctaacaacaacaacaacaacaacaaaaacccagccagcatttcaaatatttttcttctatctgctgtaaaattccattttttaaaaaaatattatgtcaaaattttaaataataatggaTACAAAAAAGAAAGGTCATTTTGAATATTCCTTAAGAATGTGAAGGAAGACTATCTTGGAGGAAGTGAGTGACATCTTAATAAATACAGGAGTGATAATTGGAGTGCTCACTGTCTTAGTCAATgatctattgctgtaaagagacaccatgaccatggcaactctataAAGGAATGTAAAACACCACATCCCACTCCCTGACTCCCATggttgtagccatatcataatgcaaaatgcatttagtccaacttcaaaaatccctGTAGTCTATCAAAGTCTCAAGAtggtttaaaagtccaaagttcaaagtctcttctgagactcaaggcaatctatTAGCTGTGACACGCCTCccgaaaaaaataaaacaaaaaaacaaatacatacttccaacatacaatggcacagaatatgcattcccattccaaaagggaggaaagggagcataatgaggaaatactggaccaaagcaagaccaaagaaCAGCTgtgcaaactccaaactctgcatctccatgtatGATGTCAGAAGGCTCTTCAGATCTAACAGtattgcaaattaaaacaacaacaacaaacaaaaaaaacaaagaaaccacgCAGTTTCAAAGCAGCAGCTTTCTAGTTCGCcagctctttatggagtttgctagtcatttgggcaagaaactgctcttgcctgggttGCTTTacattatgctgtatgaactggacatgcaggacccacagagaaatgacagctgaacttgcctaaaggtgagacaatcctttggagTTCCTGATTTAttaaagagtctgctagacattctgcaggacacagaaaaatgtgactgacaaactgccaatataggcagaactgtttttgaaatttcctgattcatggaaaagtctgctggagaTGATATGCCTGTAGTTTGAAGATGGATGTTCCAACGATAcagaacttttggtgactgtccaggcagcgagatgtctctctcaattctagagttttagaagttgcttacaatgtatttcctgttaacttaggttatattatatccttctggagcctttgatggagttgaagaatagatagttataattatagttttccttagttattataaaagataaagtagatataaatattataactgtaattcttgcttgatacctgttttgttatacataatttttctgtattaaagttaaaactttcccttttatttaaacagaaaaggggaggtgatgtgggattcccctctgtatgctgtgaataccgttggcTAATAatgaaactgtcttggcctgtgatagagcaaaagagtagagctaggtggggaaaactaaactgaattctaggagaaagaaggtgtagtcagagagaagccatgtagccccaccagagacagatgcttgggatggaactttaccctgtaaaccacagccacatgccgaaacacagattaatggagatgggttagtttaggatatgtgttagccagaaatacgcttaagctattggccaaatagtattataaataatatggtttctgtgtgattatttcaggctgagcatccgggaacaaacaagtggcttcttACAACACAACTCCTTCAGCTCTTTTGACTGCAACACACATCTCTCACTAAGGATTGGTCCCACACCTGGTTAGTaactctccttggcaggtattccACTGTTTGGGAATCTCCAAAATCTTGGAGTCTCCCCTGAAACTCAGGCTTtactttcacagcttcacacagtggcATCTCTGGGCTCCATGCAGGGACACTCCTGCACACActtggcctcagcagctttccttagccaTGGAGGGAGATTTCTTAGTCTCTTAattagccacctcaaaattgttctgagcagtttgtagtccaaaactggtctttaggtggtgtttttcagcttagtggtgttaatTTTGATGGTAATCATAacatttcttctcctgtggaaacaagagtgaatccccttccccaacatagtgcatcccctggcttccattctgaggtcaacacatccttgaagtaCActagttgatttaattcagaagtcttttctattatctaatgtctttctgcagccattgttcttttttcatttctttataagtAGAATTCTCTCCATTTTGGGTTAGTGTTATTAATATCTTATTAATATCTTATGTTATTAATATCTCCCAAAAACTtagtacaagctctttgccagggtttacTGTCTTCACataatttgataatttcatcATTAGTATAAGGTACTATAGTTTCTTCTGGGTCTATttctgctaattgacaaagtctcaattttctttttataattaacttAAAGAACTTTTCcacatatgatttttattttttactcagtttatgtgattaaaaaagatccattctaagatcaGATCttttctttgcattaaaatttctgtaggggaaTATTTGGAGgataatatgaccagaatgcaattaagatttggatccacatgatccacatgtgcctaCTGTAATTTCTTTGCAAccaaagtcaattctctctcagTTTCTTCTGAAAATTCCTTGGGTCTAAGTCTTTGTAACCATCtactgttttgtttaaatgaattgttTGATCAGGATTTATCCTAG
Protein-coding sequences here:
- the LOC119815127 gene encoding seminal vesicle secretory protein 5-like; translated protein: MNPTSFFLLTLLLVLVTEAAARGPRGKFSQAFEDRSSENLHVKVLGGSEGSSSSHEEYSRSKSSWSSFKSKSPKTDFSEEGHLDYKTRGSQGEEGMSSFKSRMKTRIADK